The nucleotide window CCACCATCTCGTGGAGACCCACGCCCTGCCGGCCTTCGCCCCGGCCCATGAGGGCCGCTTGCGCCGGGCCCGGCTGGTGCCGCAGCCGGACGACGACGTGCCGCGCTTTCCCTACGAGGATCACTTCTCGGCATTGACCGAGCAGCGCCTGTGGCCGCGCTCCACCGACAGGATCAGCCAGTTCCGGCTCGCCATCGAGTATGAGCGCAAGGGCGGCTGGCGCTCCGGCCCCGGCACCCTGATGCTCGACGTCGTGGATTATCCCGGCGAGTGGCTGCTCGATCTCGCTCTGATCGAGCAGAGCTATGCCGACTGGTCGCGTGCCACCGTCGCCGGCACCCGTCGCACCGGGCGCGCCGCCATGGCCGCACCCTGGCTCGCGGTGCTGAAGGACCTCGACCCGGCGAGCCCTCTCGACGAGGTGGTGGCCGAGCGGGCGAGCGTGGCCTTCACCGCCTATCTCACCGCCCTTCGCGCCGGGCCGGAATCGGTGGCGACGACGCCTCCGGGCCGGTTCCTGATGCCGGGCGACCTCGCCGGCTCACCGGCCCTCACCTTCGCGCCTCTCGACAACCTGCCCGAGGCGATCGCCAGCGACAGCCTCGCCGGCCTGATGGAGCGGCGCTTCGAAGCCTACAAGACCAAGGTGGTCGAGCCGTTCTTCAAGAACCACTTTCAGCGGGTGGACCGCCAGATCGTCCTCGTGGACGTGCTCGCGGCCGTCGATGCCGGGCCGGCTGCCCTCGCCGAGTTGGAGGAAGCGCTCGACACCGTTCTCC belongs to Methylobacterium sp. 77 and includes:
- a CDS encoding YcjX family protein — translated: MTSFASRAGSAIQAFAEASSDLLIQPTLRLGVTGLARSGKTVFTTALIHHLVETHALPAFAPAHEGRLRRARLVPQPDDDVPRFPYEDHFSALTEQRLWPRSTDRISQFRLAIEYERKGGWRSGPGTLMLDVVDYPGEWLLDLALIEQSYADWSRATVAGTRRTGRAAMAAPWLAVLKDLDPASPLDEVVAERASVAFTAYLTALRAGPESVATTPPGRFLMPGDLAGSPALTFAPLDNLPEAIASDSLAGLMERRFEAYKTKVVEPFFKNHFQRVDRQIVLVDVLAAVDAGPAALAELEEALDTVLLSFRIGRNTILSRLFAPRADRIMFAATKADHLHQTSHDRLEALLRLLVSRAMRRTEAAGARVGTVALASVRATRETTVHDGGATLRAVSGTPEAGERVGDDVFDGLSEAAVFPGELPSRPEAVLEGAVPPGSLRFPRFRPPLVRPDTHGRPGHLPQIRLDRAMQFLIGDKLT